In the Dioscorea cayenensis subsp. rotundata cultivar TDr96_F1 unplaced genomic scaffold, TDr96_F1_v2_PseudoChromosome.rev07_lg8_w22 25.fasta BLBR01000315.1, whole genome shotgun sequence genome, TGGTTTACGGGCAGCTTATAGCAGTAACCATCTTCCAAAGAACCTTGTGAGCATGCTCATACCCGCAAGGAGAAGTTTAGAACCAAATCAGAGGATTTTACATGCATGACTTATTCCATAAGAATGCATgtaaggaccatctagaggagcttatAACCAGAGCATATGCTTGTAAGGGCGATCGCAAGGGAGAACATAATAAAACTTATGGTCGAGCGCTTATGGCAGTAAGACCTTATGGATGGAAATTATGGTCGTAAGTGTTCCCATTAGGCTTATGACCCATCTTCTCCAGTTCCTTACGGTCATGTCCTTAGGCCCATAAGCACCCGATAAGCAGCTGAGTATAAATAGATCTAATGAGGATTTTTACTGCATTCTTTGgatttctttgattcttttcttggaGGCAAAGCTAGGGAAAAGGGCTAATCTAGTAGGAAATtgggatccacattcaaggggagagttgatcgtagccgtcaagctcatcttggagACATTCATGGAAGCTTTGCTAGGGTTTCTTTTGTTGATTCATCTCCGCCACGATTAAGGAAAggggtttttttatatttttcaatgtcTCATCATCATGTCTTATTGTTTGAATGATTGcgctccattaatggagggcaaaatttgttagatgtttgggcataatgaactctaggatttatctttttgacattggttgttgaaTTCATgagatttacttatttttccttattgcaatccattctatttgaatctaattacttgtttgaatgcttgatttctattatggtgaaagccctagttatcatacttgtgctttgtgatgagaagaaattccaaCCCTAGCATAGATATGCTACAATTAGagagaattgtgagtaagcctagacatagggtactttggagaccccatctctctcaattctccctagtgagttaatgagtatctccatactctttgcaatcatgtagagaatttttttaggaGAAAATTGCATCCCTACTCAGTatttggattaggggtaatctctcctcATAAGAGAGACTACCTATTTAAGAATTTCTCATTAGGTAACggtgagatttcatagagtgttaattgATTATGCGGATGaatgtatcagctctgcaccgaTTCAGTTGTTCTTGACCATCTAATGAGGGATTTAGTATAATTCAGAAATCCTTtcgattcaaataggattgcatacctaGACAACCTTTATCCTACACtttataaaaccctagaaggatgctatgcccggacatcgtTTCCTTCCCtaatttctatctttttttatttcgtacttcttgctttttcattcttttgttcatacACACACTTGATTTGTTAGACTAATTCTTGGAACTagggttactactagtattctCAATCTTCCCTGTGGACCCACATCTTGCTTTCatacacactttattacacgatcagcatatacacttgcatccctatcaacaatgaagcttacggtccagtTCTTACTGTCGTAACTTAGGCAACAACATAAATAGAAGACCTTAAAGATGGGACTTACAATCGTAAGTGTTCCTGTAAAGCTCGTGACCCATCTTTTCTAGCTCTTTACGGCTATATCCTTATGCCTATAAGCAGCCCGTAAGCAACTGAATATAAATAAACCTAATGAGAattttagggcatcttttgttcaatctttgattcttttcttggaGGTAAGGTAAGGGAAGAAAGGAGGTGAATCTCCAGGGCATCATAGGTGACTTTTAGAGGAAATTTAGATCCTACATCAAGGAGAGAGATCATATctgtcaagctcaccttggcggcgTTCGTATTTTTTGGAGTTTATCGGCGATCTATCTCTTGCGCGAATAAGAAGGGAGTTTATATgtttatgataagtgcttgtgtactagtaatacgaagtattcttttcttacaatgagcattacttttattagattttatcacttatacatgtgtTTTCGtattttttgtgcatgtagggttgtggagataagtgtggaagaaagaagccaatgtagatcgtaaatacacttttgttgatgaaatcttggagtgaacaaacatgaagacacaagttgtgctcaaatacatatgagtgtgccaacctccgctGTGCTCGAGTGagcatgcaaattggaggggcacaaaggtgaTTTAGCGActtgtgttccgacttgtgcaataatatcaagattgtcatcaaatgtgattttattgaagatgcaacaagatctaccgcatggatgtgtgcccattcatgtggccttgatgaaagtatggatttaggagtattttagcggagcactgtagcatattactttagcaaatcactgtagcaaattactgttcacaggccgctgaaaaatcgATTCTtgtagattcacacgggcaagtgcgagtttagaggactaaactcttttaagGAGGGGAGGATTGTGGACCCTGCCCATAATTAGAGCCTGCTTAAGTTACTAAACATGCTTACCTTCCCCTTAATCCATTGTTTTGGCTTCTTGCTATGATAAGCTTGCGAATTGAGGAAAATATGGAAGGATTCCCGGATTCAGTCCCATCCTTGTCGGCTGGTAATAATTCCTCATCTCTTTGCCTTATCTCTACCCCTCCCTTGCTTTCTTCCACCCTTTAACCTCATTCTCCTCTCCATTGAAGCCTCAAGAGTGAATAACTTTACTGGAGCACTGTAGCCGGGACGATCAAATCGGGGAGGAGCTCTTCAACTTGTCAACAACCTAGAGGTATTTACTGAAGGTTGTTCACATTGTCCAGAAGATAACTTCTCTTTCATGCATGATTGTTGTTAgcttgttgcttatgtttgcatgaggttgttgtttgatttttttctttgtacttatccttgcatgaaaaaaCTCTCTTTATGCATGCTGAAACTTGCTCTTGTGCCACTTGAATATCTTTAGTTCTTGGCCTCCAAGCTACATAAAGTTTTTACTCATGGAACCATCTATATGGTTAAGCAATTATGCTTGaaacccaagccaaaaacccaagtttttgctTGCCTAATGAATGTATAGTTTGTAGTTATGGCATGTGTGTTGGGCCTTGCAAATTTCTGCATCCTTGTGCATGACTTTCTAaggcatttatatttttttgttaccaGAAAAGCTAGTGAACTTGATCCCTTTCTTGAGCTTTGCATCCCTACTTGTTTGCAcggaaaacaaaagattagaagcCTCTAAGATGTGGTCCGGTGTTTAGATCAACGTGCTTTTCAAACAAGGTTCATAATACTTCATACTTGGCCATTTCTTATAGCTGGTAGTTGGTTGCATGTCATGCTTTGATTCTATAACCATCAAGTATAGTAtagatatttatatacatattgacTTTTTGGTAGCCTTTTGAATATAgttgtatatatctatatatatccaCACATATTGGTTACTGCAACCATAAATATGTGATAATATATacctgcatgcatgcattgatttgCTACTTGTGCTAGGAGACTTATTTacatccttgtttctctcacctcctattcttgttcttgttaatcATTCTATGTTCCTGTTTgacatcattgttattaccactagtattagtattatgcTAGGTCTACTTGTAGACACTTTCAAACTGTTGTTGCTTTAATTAGGTATTTAGACATAGTTCGATGTCATTATTATAGGACCACCGTGAGACGTTTGTTTGGATCTCAATTGGGATTAGACTAGtgtcaagtaagtaatcccttgaacccttgtatttaaaattttgttaattttaaatttattatttatttatttattgttattttcatttttcttttgaaatttttgtgaaaattatttgtgattattCATTGAAATTTATGTTGGGAATGTCATCACATTTTATTGCTTATATCTTAGATAAATAACCCCTAGGCTTAGTTGGAACATAGTATTTTTATCTTACCAATCtttatgcttatttattttcccttatcaaccaaatttttataataatattttctttaccaTCCAATCATACAACATGATGATTTGGAATTAAAATCTTAGTCATTCAAATAGAATTAGAGGGTTGGTCgattttggatatttatttatttattattatttttatcattttctttatgaGATATTTTAGTGGGAATTTACCTTTCATTGCCTCTTAATGTGGGAGTTTGGCAAGATTTGGAAGTTGGTAATCTTTTTTGTGTATTTAGCAATTATTTTAactatataattgtttttatcatttattgtttatttatttatttactttataatattacctgaatttttggaaaatacttgtgaatattctgtattcttggcttggaaaTGTGTCTGACTATTTTGGTCTCCATATGAgtgatatgcaaccctgtcagtggggggtaaAACCaagaccttgtcgacaagtaattttgggaaattGAGACTGCAGTTTTGCACCGtatccgttcggtgaaataatcaatggccacctggtattcagtctcgggtcaccgagggtaaataaataatttttgttattttggctTGGGactgtcaccgaggataaacaaatgacctttggcacttaaagtgaatttggagacatactctggaTTTTGTTATCTACGTGTCATTCTttggttttgataatatttattggtgctattgattttttgtacaatttttaatatttgaactttttgttttcagtttgttttggattacttactgggctagtgagctcatggattattttaaatccttttcagatcggGAGCTgtagacccagggatcttagaaggcttctattagatgtcttctttggaaTTATGTCTTATGGCCTATGTCTTTGTATCggttgtattattgtttaagaacctccttgtgggttatgttgtattttatttgccttgtatttgagtttggttgtAACCTTATGTTGTactcttatttggtattttgtCAAGTTATTTTCTACTCCTTCTCTGTGTTtaagttttgaggccttgcaggttcactaGGCCCCGTcctgtgggtctgcggccgtttgtcagcgcaccaggtTCGAGGCATGACAAatctagtggtatcagagtGAATTTAGATAAATCTCTTATCTAATGATCCTAGCAGTCTAGATATAGTCCTTAGTGTGAAATTCTtaggatgattgaagattttgGTAGAGGATATGTTCAGTGTAATATTGCTTGTATTCTTGtgcattgattcttatgttttattagGAAGAAGATGCCTTCAGGACTTAAGCAGGACAGCGAGCAGCCAGCCTTGGGATACAACAAGGAAACAGTCGAGCAACTTATCAGGACAGAGAAGAAAGGGGAGAGAAAAGGATTAAAGAAGCTGGAAGGCTATGAACTGTCCAATGGAGCAGTAGTTCATCCTCTCATGCCATCATCTTCTATGGTGATAAGCATGAACATCGGTAATTTCAGCTTACTGATTTGCAAAGGCCATGAGAGAGATGTATGAAAAAGAGACTAATATTCGCATGATGCAGTGGGACATTGGGAGGTGGATGCGTAAGGATGGACTTTCTGAAGAAACAGCTATTGCTTATAAATATTCCTTGGCTATTCTCCGCCGCCTTGGTCCTGTAGATCCCCTCCGGGATAATACTGACCTAGCTGTATTATCACCAAGAACAGTACAAGGTCATgagtattttatacatatggaAGAGCAGGAAAAACGAAGGGCTGCGAAACTGGTTAGAAGAATTTTGGTGGAGGATCCAGTTACTTCTCCTGCTCACTCCACCGTGGTCCATGATGAGAGTTCGGCCAAAGAGAGTTGTGGAAGCTGCTAGTGCATCTTTTTCCCTTTCTTAGTCTCACCTTTGGTGTTTGATTGCTAAACCCTTCTCCTTGTATGCTTGTTGTTATTCTCTAAAACTAGTAGTACCTAAGTGTTTGCTTTGATCATCTGCTTTTTCACTATCATGTTCTCTTTTGGTGGTGTTCTTATTATCTTCCCAGGGATACCTGTTTAGATTGTGGTTAAGCCTCGTTGTATTAGTGTAATGGTTctgcttgatttttttaaaacctgcTTTCAATAAAACTTGGTTGTCTTTACACCCTAGTTTctaattggattagggtttttgcagAATGCCTCAGAGAGCAGCTAACATGAGCATGAATGATTTACTTGGTCAACCAGCAACTGCTCAGGAAGTCCAAGGTGGAAACTAAACGGATTTTGCTAACAGTCCAGGGATGATGCTGGAGTTATTGTGTGAAGTAGTGGGGTTGGTGCGGGAGCAGCGGTTATCTCAACAAACAACAccgctcctcctcctccccctaAGGAACCCAAACAGAAGACAGTTATGGAATTTAGGAGTACAGGACCCCCGCCATTTGAAGGAACCACCAATCCAGATGAGGTAGATAAGTGGGtagcaaagatggagaaagctTTTGTTGTAATGAAATGTACTCCAGAAGAGAAGCTCAAGCTCAACATCTACATGATTCAAGGACCTGCACACGACTGGTATAATGGAGAAATTAGGATCAAACAAGGAAAAGAGTTTGAATCAAGTGAAGAACTGCAGAAGGCACTCTTTGGGAAGTACTTTACCAGGGACAAGCAGAGGCAACTAGAATGACAGTTTATCTGGTTGACACAGGGGAATATATCAGTAGATGAATATAAAGTGGAGTTTGATCGACTATCCAAGTATGCTTCGAAGCTATTGAAAGATGATCAGAGTCAGGTGAATCATTTTGAGGAGGGGTTACATCCACACATTCGTAGGGGACTAGCACCTCTGCATTTGAGTACTTATGCTGAAATGGTGGAACGCGCTAAGTCCCTAGATTCTTTTTGGAAAGATACTTAAGAACAGAAGAAAAGCTTCCAGAAGAAGAGAGGTAGGAATTTTGACAACCAAAGTACCCGACCTACTGGAGCTGGAGACAGGATCAACTCCGGCAATAAAGTTCAAGATGAGTCACAAATAGTCAATGGACCACCGGCGCAGCGACCTCGCAAATTGGCCCCTATCCCTCCTCCCCGTACTAACCAGCCAAGTTGTGCCACTTGTGGTGGAGCTCATAGGACTACAGATTGCAGACAGGCTTTCGGAGCTTGTTATAGGTGTGGCAATTAGGGTCACCGCATTGCTCAGTGTTCGCAAATGCTTTCTAAGCCTCAACAGACTTTTAGTGGGTAGAGTTCCAGGGTTGTACCACCACAGAAACCCCAGGCTCCTTCGGAACAACGTGCAGGAAAAGCTGTTAGTGGACAACCATCTTCTCAACCCATCAGAAGACGGGCAGACCTAAGACTCCAGGACGAGTCTATGCTCTAACTCAAGATGATGCTCATGCCTCTAATGCTGTGGTGTCAGGTACCTTACCAGTATATTCtgcttatgcatgtgttttgTTCGATTCTGGAGCTACGCACTCCTTTATTTCTTCTGCATTTGTTCAGAAGCATGCTTTGCCTACTGTTGTGTTGGATTATGATTTGAGTGTTGCTACACCTGTTGGTGATGCCTTAGTAATCAGCAAAGTTTGTGTAAACTGTCCTGTGGTATTTGATAATCATATGTTGCTAGCCGATCTCTATGTCATGAGCATGAAGGACTTTGATGTTATTTTGGGGATGGACTGGTTATCCTCCACCCATGTAGTGGTCGATTGCCATAGGAAAAGAGTTGACTTTAGAATCCCTGGAGAAACAGATTTCTCGTTTCTTGGGAGTGCTTCCGTATCACCAGCTCGAGTAATTTCTGCCCTGTAAGCTAAGAAATTACTTTTGAGTTGGTGCTCAGGAGTTTTCGCCACTATGGTAGAAGTCAAGAATGGAAGTCAGGTGCTTGAAGATATCCCAGTAGTGAGGGAATTTCTAGATGTTTTTCCTGATGATCTTCCGGGGTTGCCTCCGGATAGGGAGATAGAGTTCTCTATTAACCTAGTCCCAGGCACTAATTGCATCTCTAAGGCCGCTTATAGGATGGCCCCTGCTGAGCTAGTTGAATTGAAGAAGCAGCTTGAAGAACTTCTCGATAAAGGTTTCATCCGTCCGAGTGTTTCTCCttgtggagctcctgttctttttgtgaaaaagaaagatggcAACTTGAGATTATGCATCGACTACCGGAAACTAAATAAAGTGATCATAAAGAACAGATATCCATTACCAAGGATTGATGACCTATTTGATCAACTGCAAGGTTCGCAAGTTTTCTCGAAGATGGACCTCAGAACAGGATACCAGCAACTAAAGATCAAGCTAGAGGATGTGCCAATATCCGCATTTCAAACTCGTTATGTTCATTACAAATTCCTagtaatgcctttcgggttgacTAATGAACCTGCTActttcatggatttgatgaCCAGATTTTTCAAACCTTTCCTAgacaaatttgttgttttgtttatcgATGACATCTTGGTGTATTCTAGAAATCAGGAGGAGCATGAAGAGCACTTGAGGATTGTGTTGGGGACGCTCAGAGAGAGGAATCTGTTTGccaaattctctaagtgtgTATTTTGGCTAGATCAAGTGGCCTTTCTTGGCCATGTCATAACCAAAGAAGGCATCTCTGTAGATCCTACCAAGATTAAAGCAGTTGTAGAGTGGAAAAGGCCGACAAGTGTGACAGAAATTCATATTTTGGGACTGGCTGGTTACTATAGAAGATTCGTGGAAGGATTCTCAGTTTTGTTAGGACCCTTAACAAGACTTACGAGGAAAGGAACAAACTTTCAGTGGTCCAATAAGTGTGAACAGAGCTTTCAGGAGTTAAAGCGTCATTTAGTGTCAGCACCTGTCCTCACACTTCCTTCTCCTGGAGATGGTTTCACTATTTATAGTGATGCTTGTAAGACGGGGTTGGGTTGTGTCTAAATGCAAAATGTCCGAGTAGTTGCCTACGTCTCTAGGCAACTGAAATCTTTTGAGGAGAACTATCCTACCCATGACTTGGAGCTTGCTGTGGTGATTTTTGCTTTGAAGATCTGGAGACACTACCTTTATGGAGAATCATGTGAAGTATTTATAGATCACAAGAGCCTCAAGTATATTTTCACCCAGAAAGAGCTAAACTTGAGACAGAGAAGATGGTTAGAGTTGATGAAAGATTACAATTTGACTATCAGTTATCACCCTAGCAAGGCTAATGTTGTGGCTGATGCGCTTAGCAGAAAGTCTTTTAGCAATGTGGCAGTGATGATCACTTCTCAAAggtctattttggaggagataagAAGAATGGAAGTTCAAATAGTTCTACCGAGTGCCAGTGCTTCTCTAGCCAACATGGTGCTACGACCTACTCTGCTAGAAAGGATCAAGATAgctcaagaaaaagatgattaCCTACAGAAGATTCGTCAAGAAGCAAAAGATGGTTCCCAAGGTTAGTTTAGAATCCATGAGGATGGCTCAATCAGATTTGGTGATCAGATCTGTGTACCAAATGTTCTAGATTTAAAGAAGGAGATTTTGGAAGAAGCCCACTTCTCTAGTTACTCAGTGCATCCTGGCAGCACAATAATGTACAAGGACTTGAAGTGTAACTTTTGGTGGAACAACATGAAATGAGAGATTGCTCAGTTTTTGGCGTAATATTTGACTTGTCAACAAGTAAAAGTGGAGCATCAAAGACCTGCGGGACTTCTCCAACCTCTTCGTATTCCTGAGTGGAAATGGGAGAATATAGCTATGGATTTTGTGGCTGGTTTTCCTAAGACCAATAAAGGTTTTGACAGTGTGTGGGTAGTAGTTGATAGGTTAACTAAATCTGCTCACTTCTTAGCTGTTAAGACTAGTTTGTCTTTGGAAAAACTTGCCAAGTTGTATATTGACCAGATTGTAAAGCTTCATGGTGTTCCAATAACCATCGTCTCTGATCAAGACTCTCGGTTCGTAGCTCATATCTAGAAGAGTCTACATAAAGCTTTGGGGACGAAACTCTCAGTACGGCTTTTCATCGTCAAACTGATGGGCAATCAGAACGAACTATCCAAATTTTGGAAGACATGTTGCGAGCATGTATGCTAGATTTTGGAGGTTCTTGGGATCGACATCTACCCTTGATAAAATTTTCCTATAACAATAGTTACCAGGCAAGTATCTAGATGGCTCCCTGTGAGGTTTTGTACGGGAGGCGGTGCAGGTCACCTATCTGTTGGGATGACATAGGAGAAAGAAAGCTTTTGGGGCCAGAGATTGTGCAGATAACAGTTGAGAAAGTTCACTAAATTAGAAATCGATTACAAGCAGCTTAGAGCCGACAGAAGAGTTATGTagacaacagaagaagaagcatgGAATTCCAAGAGGGAGAACACGTGTTCTTGAAAGTTGCTTATACTAAAGAAATTGTTCACTTTGGTGTGAAAGGTAAACTTAGTCCTCGTTTCATTGACCCTTTCGAAATCTTGGAACGTATTGGTGAGGTGGCTTATCGGCTTGCCCTTCCACCTGCTCTCTCTCGAGTACATAATGTGTTCCATGTCTCCATGCTGAGGAAATATGTTTCCAATCCTGATCATGTGATTCAGTTCTCATATTTTGAGTTAAACAGTGATTTGTCCTTTGAAGAGCAACCGGTAAAGATTATAGATTTTAAGAAGCAAGAACTGAGGAGGTGGGTCATTCCTTATGTCAAAGTCCAATGGAGAAATCATTCTAACCATGAGGTAACTTGGGAATTAGAGTCTGTTATGAGAGAGAAgtatcctttttctttttctcaaggCAAGtgcgagtttagaggactaaactcttttaagGAGGTTAGGATTGTGGACCAAGGCCTTAATTATAGCCTGCTTAAGTTACTAAACATGCTTACCTTCCCCTTAATCCATTATTTTGACTTCTTGCTATGATAAGCTTGCGAAGTGAGGAAAATATCGAAGGATTCCCGGATTCAGTCCCATCCTTGTCGGCTGGCAATAATTCCTCATCCCTTTGCCTTATCTCTACCCATCCCTTGCTTTCTTCCACCCTTTAACCTTATTCTCCTCTCCATTGAAGCCTGAAGAGTGAATAACTTTACTGGAGCACTATAGCGACGACGATCAAACCGGGGAGGAGCTCTTCAACTTGTCAACAACCTAGAGGTATTTATTGAAGGTTGTCCACATTATCCGAAAGATAACTTCTCTTTCATGCATGATTGTTGTTAgcttgttgcttatgtttgcatgaggttgttgtttgattttttttctttgtgcttatccttgcatgaaaaaaCTCTCTTTATGCATGCTGAAACTTGCTCTTGTGCCTCTTGAATATCTTTAGTTCTTGGCCTCCAAGCTACATAAAGTTTTTACTCATGGAACCATCTATATGTTTAAGCAATTATGCTTGaaacccaagccaaaaacccaagtttttgctTGCCTAATGAATGTATAGTTTGTAGTTATGGCATGGGTGTTGGGCCTTGCAAATTTCTGCATCCTTGTGCATGACTTTCTAaggcatttatatttttttgttaccaGAAAAGCTAGTGAACTTGATCCCTTTCTTGAGCTTTCCATCCCTACTTGTTTCCAcggaaaacaaaagattagaagcCTCTAAGATGTGGTCCGGTGTTTAGATCAACGTGCTTTTCAAACAAGGTTCATAA is a window encoding:
- the LOC120254039 gene encoding uncharacterized protein LOC120254039 produces the protein MDHRRSDLANWPLSLLPVLTSQVVPLVVELIGLQIADRLSELVIGVAIRVTALLSVRKCFLSLNRLLKTGRPKTPGRVYALTQDDAHASNAVVSGTLPVYSAYACVLFDSGATHSFISSAFVQKHALPTVVLDYDLSVATPVGDALVISKVCVNCPVVFDNHMLLADLYVMSMKDFDVILGMDWLSSTHVVVDCHRKRVDFRIPGETDFSFLGSASVSPARVISAL